In Tachysurus fulvidraco isolate hzauxx_2018 chromosome 11, HZAU_PFXX_2.0, whole genome shotgun sequence, one DNA window encodes the following:
- the irgq2 gene encoding immunity-related GTPase family, q2, producing the protein MADVLKCLNLLETLKESFEKNNIANIKDTVEDLLISRINIAITGDRGPEKAAFINSLRGLNVGDEGAAVCPSRAAPEELAVFPNPNHPDFRLWDLPMISSDDSFDPKNYIERYKIPRYNIVIMTFTQNPSPNTVDVWSEARSLQKEAMYFVLLASENDTEKNLEAKRQASLEALKAEGVALPKVFLVHPSALEKLDFIKLLEVMLCDLPEVRAYALLLALPIFSTTIVAQKKDAFKAIGWAAASLSGGVSAIPVPMLASMVDASVAERILTKAQMSLCLDNESVERLARQRGIDPAKLKAMRTCILSEEVSKSEVKKRLAAAEKDTTTTTKRLVELAMPRQVRAVSHSFTVMLKTINSAIDDMSTDSEKIILLAIGESQ; encoded by the coding sequence ATGGCAGATGTGTTGAAGTGTCTCAATCTACTGGAGACCCTGAAAGAGTCTTTTGAGAAGAACAACATTGCAAACATTAAAGATACTGTTGAAGATCTGTTGATAAGTCGTATCAATATTGCAATCACTGGGGACAGAGGGCCAGAGAAAGCAGCTTTTATTAACTCCCTCAGAGGGCTGAATGTTGGTGATGAAGGAGCAGCTGTCTGTCCATCCAGAGCAGCCCCAGAAGAACTGGCTGTTTTCCCTAATCCCAATCATCCAGATTTCCGTCTGTGGGATTTGCCAATGATCTCCAGTGATGACTCTTTTGATCCTAAGAACTATATTGAGCGTTATAAAATCCCAAGGTATAACATTGTGATCATGACCTTTACTCAAAATCCAAGTCCAAACACTGTGGATGTCTGGAGCGAGGCACGTTCACTACAGAAAGAAGCCATGTACTTTGTTTTATTGGCATCTGAGAATGACACTGAGAAAAATCTGGAGGCCAAAAGACAAGCTAGTCTGGAGGCACTGAAAGCTGAAGGAGTGGCTTTGCCAAAAGTCTTCCTTGTACATCCTTCTGCTTTGGAAAAGCTAGACTTCATAAAGCTCTTAGAGGTAATGTTGTGTGACCTTCCAGAAGTAAGGGCCTATGCCCTTTTGCTGGCTTTGCCTATCTTCTCCACTACCATAGTGGCCCAGAAAAAGGATGCATTCAAGGCTATAGGGTGGGCTGCAGCCTCACTTTCTGGTGGGGTTTCTGCTATTCCTGTACCCATGCTAGCATCCATGGTGGATGCCAGTGTTGCTGAACGGATCTTAACAAAGGCCCAAATGTCTCTTTGTCTGGACAATGAGTCTGTGGAAAGGCTTGCACGGCAGCGAGGCATTGACCCTGCCAAGCTCAAGGCAATGCGAACGTGCATCCTGTCAGAGGAGGTCAgcaaaagtgaagtgaagaagCGGCTTGCAGCAGCAGAGAAGGacaccaccacaaccactaAGAGGCTGGTAGAACTGGCCATGCCACGGCAGGTCAGAGCTGTGAGTCACTCCTTTACTGTCATGCTGAAAACCATCAACTCTGCCATTGATGACATGAGTACTGATTCTGAGAAGATTATACTTTTAGCAATAGGGGAGTCCCAGTAA
- the si:dkey-24p1.1 gene encoding B-cell receptor CD22 isoform X1: MSSVWTSVLPWVFWCLFSSIATTNPMKPKPINIHKERATKGEGSCVTISCSYQFQESMTLLWLKDPKWNATKHAFDGTVVYSNTKERPQDLEYSNRVKFFHEPINWATCSLKINDLKVNDSGNYTFRYIKGSDKYLSSAFTLTVMENPCKVHIKPPHLNRSLKEGDTVSLYCATSAKCESYPQWQSSVPSDFDVKMDGNVEEKYSELKLTLNWKDDGRTLICQPSDSTYVDCLDRSFTLKVEYAPKETKVSETSKDVKEGEQVKISCSSKAQPKPNFTWFKHQNSFSQTGENLSLYVKAPADGGRFYCQAKNEHGRDNSTNILINVIYAPKGVNISPAFKNLTEGEQLTLTCLVQDSNPAVERHSYKWYKDGQEINYQTDTLTVLGVKQTDQGDYQCKAKNSVGETKSVDITKVSVFHVPQNASIQGVSKIKLGFSLNLKCVVLANPLPNRYYWYFKPEREERFLMLSHKYEVYRIENVAVSNAGVYVCSAENVIGTGGNSSEVNVLVLYPPKKPNLTMKQVVKENEFYSITCSVESSPQAKLMLSRSSLTNPENGRIIKTVEINFLNFTSKALMEHAGVYNCSAKNSEGQNSANQYLEVLYAPKNVIASASPGNELKEGSELKLTCKADSVPQVTAYTWKKSSRAHSVTVGNGQTLTLTLVKSSDSDHYFCITSNEIGSAESPPIYIRVKYQPHITITHNMTSLGLLDEAVPVHLTCSVQCDPPATFFAWYRLEEKDTVLSNNQNYTVQPQNPGMYYCEASNEIGKSRSVPFEINHNQYIKLAIKIIISLLAILFLIGVLFLLLRIVLTKRCKGTNEAPQRSFFFSAAPLWSNLRSSGSRNNIRENLVMEGSSEIFGIRDNHSSTAVHSNPQANRNTAAGRPNYDIQTTYDVLKLPPTKLKHRHTEEDLTTVNYAMLQFMNNNPNKSVPSHESGEPDYAQVSKQKHIAKEQQGGHEDYENVSGGCTKKQPFPNINWDSDTSESEDEVNYTKVSFTATSHHNPQKDKHFSDEEDKTEYSEVKI, from the exons ATGTCTTCAGTGTGGACTTCTGTCCTTCCCTGGg tattttgGTGTTTGTTCAGCTCAATAGCAACGACAAATCCAATGAAACCAAAACCTATAAATATCCATAAGGAGAGAGCAACAAAAGGAGAGGGATCATGTGTCACAATTAGCTGCAGTTATCAGTTTCAAGAAAGTATGACACTTTTGTGGCTTAAAGATCCTAAGTGGAATGCAACGAAACATGCATTTGATGGAACGGTTGTATATAGCAATACAAAGGAGCGGCCACAGGACCTTGAGTACTCTAACAGAGTGAAATTTTTTCACGAACCCATTAATTGGGCCACATGCTCATTAAAAATTAATGATCTTAAAGTGAACGACAGTGGAAACTATACGTTTAGGTACATAAAAGGAAGTGACAAATATTTGAGTAGTGCATTTACTCTCACAGTCATGG AAAATCCCTGCAAGGTCCACATTAAGCCACCACATTTGAATAGGTCACTTAAAGAAGGTGACACTGTGAGTTTATACTGTGCAACATCAGCAAAATGTGAGTCATATCCTCAATGGCAGTCGTCTGTTCCAAGTGATTTTGATGTGAAAATGGATGGTAATGTTgaagaaaaatacagtgagCTGAAATTGACCTTAAACTGGAAAGATGATGGGAGAACTTTGATATGTCAACCTTCTGATAGCACTTATGTGGACTGCCTGGATAGGAGTTTTACACTTAAAGTGGAAT ATGCACCCAAAGAAACAAAAGTGTCTGAGACTTCTAAGGATGTGAAAGAAGGAGAACAAGTGAAAATATCATGCTCCAGCAAGGCCCAACCTAAGCCTAACTTCACATGGTTTAAACATCAAAACTCTTTTTCCCAGACTGGAGAAAATCTTAGTTTATATGTTAAGGCACCAGCCGATGGAGGCAGATTCTACTGTCAGGCTAAAAATGAACATGGACGTGACAATTCAACGAACATACTAATCAATGTCATTT ATGCACCAAAAGGTGTCAATATCAGTCCTGCATTCAAGAACCTCACCGAAGGAGAGCAGCTTACTCTCACATGCTTGGTGCAAGACAGCAATCCAGCAGTCGAAAGGCATTCCTATAAATGGTACAAAGATGGTCAAGAGATTAATTATCAAACAGATACACTTACTGTGTTAGGTGTAAAACAAACTGATCAAGGAGACTACCAATGTAAGGCCAAAAATTCAGTAGGAGAGACCAAATCTGTCGACATTACCAAAGTATCTGTGTTTC ATGTTCCACAAAATGCATCAATTCAGGGCGTAAGCAAAATAAAGTTGGGTTTCAGCCTTAACCTTAAATGCGTTGTATTGGCGAATCCTCTTCCTAACAGATATTACTGGTATTTTAAACCAGAACGTGAAGAACGGTTTCTCATGCTTTCACACAAGTACGAAGTGTACCGGATTGAGAATGTGGCTGTTAGTAATGctggagtgtatgtgtgtagtgcagaGAATGTTATAGGTACAGGAGGAAACTCTTCTGAAGTGAATGTTCTGGTGCTCT ATCCACCCAAAAAACCAAATCTGACCATGAAACAAGTTGTAAAGGAAAATGAATTTTATTCTATCACATGTTCTGTAGAAAGCTCACCCCAGGCAAAACTCATGCTTAGCAGATCCTCTCTGACAAACCCTGAAAATGgcagaataataaaaacagttgaGATCAACTTTCTCAATTTTACTTCCAAAGCATTAATGGAACATGCAGGTGTGTACAATTGCTCAGCGAAAAACTCAGAGGGACAAAACTCAGCAAATCAATACCTGGAGGTTTTGT ATGCCCCTAAAAATGTTATAGCATCAGCATCTCCTGGTAACGAGCTAAAGGAAGGATCTGAACTTAAACTTACCTGCAAAGCTGATTCTGTGCCCCAAGTGACTGCTTACACATGGAAGAAATCCTCAAGAGCACACTCAGTGACAGTAGGAAATGGACAGACATTAACACTCACTTTAGTGAAGAGCTCGGACTCGGACCATTACTTTTGTATCACCAGCAATGAAATCGGAAGCGCTGAGTCCCCACCAATATATATCAGAGTCAAAT ATCAGCCACACATAACCATTACCCATAATATGACATCACTGGGTCTATTGGATGAGGCGGTTCCAGTCCACCTAacttgtagtgttcagtgtgatccACCAGCCACTTTCTTTGCATGGTACAGGCTGGAGGAAAAAGACACTGTCTTGTCAAATAACCAGAATTACACAGTACAGCCACAAAACCCAGGAATGTACTACTGTGAAGCAAGCAATGAAATCGGGAAATCAAGATCTGTCCCATTCGAAATAAATCATAACC AATACATTAAACTGGCCATTAAGATCATCATCTCCTTGTTGGCCATCCTCTTTCTGATCGGTGTCCTGTTCCTGCTTCTGAG AATTGTCCTGACAAAAAGATGTAAAGGAACAAATGAGGCACCTCAACGGTCATTTTTCTTCTCAGCAGCTCCATTATGGTCAAACTTGCGCTCatct GGCTCACGTAACAACATTAGGGAGAACCTGGTGATGGAGGGATCTTCAGAGATCTTTGGGATCAGAGACAATCATTCAAGCACTGCTGTTCACTCAAATCCCCAAGCCAACAGGAACACAGCAGCAGGAAG GCCAAATTATGACATTCAAACAACCTACGATGTTTTGAAGTTGCCACCAACTAAGCTG AAACATCGTCATACAGAAGAGGATTTAACCACTGTGAACTATGCTATGCTACAGTTCATGAACAACAATCCAAATAAAAG TGTACCAAGCCATGAAAGTGGTGAGCCAGACTATGCTCAAGTTTCAAAACAGAAACATATAGCAAAA GAACAACAAGGTGGTCATGAAGATTATGAAAACGTGTCTGGTGGGTGCACTAAGAAGCAGCCATTTCCAAACATAAACTGG
- the si:dkey-24p1.1 gene encoding B-cell receptor CD22 isoform X2: MSSVWTSVLPWVFWCLFSSIATTNPMKPKPINIHKERATKGEGSCVTISCSYQFQESMTLLWLKDPKWNATKHAFDGTVVYSNTKERPQDLEYSNRVKFFHEPINWATCSLKINDLKVNDSGNYTFRYIKGSDKYLSSAFTLTVMENPCKVHIKPPHLNRSLKEGDTVSLYCATSAKCESYPQWQSSVPSDFDVKMDGNVEEKYSELKLTLNWKDDGRTLICQPSDSTYVDCLDRSFTLKVEYAPKETKVSETSKDVKEGEQVKISCSSKAQPKPNFTWFKHQNSFSQTGENLSLYVKAPADGGRFYCQAKNEHGRDNSTNILINVIYAPKGVNISPAFKNLTEGEQLTLTCLVQDSNPAVERHSYKWYKDGQEINYQTDTLTVLGVKQTDQGDYQCKAKNSVGETKSVDITKVSVFHVPQNASIQGVSKIKLGFSLNLKCVVLANPLPNRYYWYFKPEREERFLMLSHKYEVYRIENVAVSNAGVYVCSAENVIGTGGNSSEVNVLVLYPPKKPNLTMKQVVKENEFYSITCSVESSPQAKLMLSRSSLTNPENGRIIKTVEINFLNFTSKALMEHAGVYNCSAKNSEGQNSANQYLEVLYAPKNVIASASPGNELKEGSELKLTCKADSVPQVTAYTWKKSSRAHSVTVGNGQTLTLTLVKSSDSDHYFCITSNEIGSAESPPIYIRVKYQPHITITHNMTSLGLLDEAVPVHLTCSVQCDPPATFFAWYRLEEKDTVLSNNQNYTVQPQNPGMYYCEASNEIGKSRSVPFEINHNQYIKLAIKIIISLLAILFLIGVLFLLLRIVLTKRCKGTNEGSRNNIRENLVMEGSSEIFGIRDNHSSTAVHSNPQANRNTAAGRPNYDIQTTYDVLKLPPTKLKHRHTEEDLTTVNYAMLQFMNNNPNKSVPSHESGEPDYAQVSKQKHIAKEQQGGHEDYENVSGGCTKKQPFPNINWDSDTSESEDEVNYTKVSFTATSHHNPQKDKHFSDEEDKTEYSEVKI, from the exons ATGTCTTCAGTGTGGACTTCTGTCCTTCCCTGGg tattttgGTGTTTGTTCAGCTCAATAGCAACGACAAATCCAATGAAACCAAAACCTATAAATATCCATAAGGAGAGAGCAACAAAAGGAGAGGGATCATGTGTCACAATTAGCTGCAGTTATCAGTTTCAAGAAAGTATGACACTTTTGTGGCTTAAAGATCCTAAGTGGAATGCAACGAAACATGCATTTGATGGAACGGTTGTATATAGCAATACAAAGGAGCGGCCACAGGACCTTGAGTACTCTAACAGAGTGAAATTTTTTCACGAACCCATTAATTGGGCCACATGCTCATTAAAAATTAATGATCTTAAAGTGAACGACAGTGGAAACTATACGTTTAGGTACATAAAAGGAAGTGACAAATATTTGAGTAGTGCATTTACTCTCACAGTCATGG AAAATCCCTGCAAGGTCCACATTAAGCCACCACATTTGAATAGGTCACTTAAAGAAGGTGACACTGTGAGTTTATACTGTGCAACATCAGCAAAATGTGAGTCATATCCTCAATGGCAGTCGTCTGTTCCAAGTGATTTTGATGTGAAAATGGATGGTAATGTTgaagaaaaatacagtgagCTGAAATTGACCTTAAACTGGAAAGATGATGGGAGAACTTTGATATGTCAACCTTCTGATAGCACTTATGTGGACTGCCTGGATAGGAGTTTTACACTTAAAGTGGAAT ATGCACCCAAAGAAACAAAAGTGTCTGAGACTTCTAAGGATGTGAAAGAAGGAGAACAAGTGAAAATATCATGCTCCAGCAAGGCCCAACCTAAGCCTAACTTCACATGGTTTAAACATCAAAACTCTTTTTCCCAGACTGGAGAAAATCTTAGTTTATATGTTAAGGCACCAGCCGATGGAGGCAGATTCTACTGTCAGGCTAAAAATGAACATGGACGTGACAATTCAACGAACATACTAATCAATGTCATTT ATGCACCAAAAGGTGTCAATATCAGTCCTGCATTCAAGAACCTCACCGAAGGAGAGCAGCTTACTCTCACATGCTTGGTGCAAGACAGCAATCCAGCAGTCGAAAGGCATTCCTATAAATGGTACAAAGATGGTCAAGAGATTAATTATCAAACAGATACACTTACTGTGTTAGGTGTAAAACAAACTGATCAAGGAGACTACCAATGTAAGGCCAAAAATTCAGTAGGAGAGACCAAATCTGTCGACATTACCAAAGTATCTGTGTTTC ATGTTCCACAAAATGCATCAATTCAGGGCGTAAGCAAAATAAAGTTGGGTTTCAGCCTTAACCTTAAATGCGTTGTATTGGCGAATCCTCTTCCTAACAGATATTACTGGTATTTTAAACCAGAACGTGAAGAACGGTTTCTCATGCTTTCACACAAGTACGAAGTGTACCGGATTGAGAATGTGGCTGTTAGTAATGctggagtgtatgtgtgtagtgcagaGAATGTTATAGGTACAGGAGGAAACTCTTCTGAAGTGAATGTTCTGGTGCTCT ATCCACCCAAAAAACCAAATCTGACCATGAAACAAGTTGTAAAGGAAAATGAATTTTATTCTATCACATGTTCTGTAGAAAGCTCACCCCAGGCAAAACTCATGCTTAGCAGATCCTCTCTGACAAACCCTGAAAATGgcagaataataaaaacagttgaGATCAACTTTCTCAATTTTACTTCCAAAGCATTAATGGAACATGCAGGTGTGTACAATTGCTCAGCGAAAAACTCAGAGGGACAAAACTCAGCAAATCAATACCTGGAGGTTTTGT ATGCCCCTAAAAATGTTATAGCATCAGCATCTCCTGGTAACGAGCTAAAGGAAGGATCTGAACTTAAACTTACCTGCAAAGCTGATTCTGTGCCCCAAGTGACTGCTTACACATGGAAGAAATCCTCAAGAGCACACTCAGTGACAGTAGGAAATGGACAGACATTAACACTCACTTTAGTGAAGAGCTCGGACTCGGACCATTACTTTTGTATCACCAGCAATGAAATCGGAAGCGCTGAGTCCCCACCAATATATATCAGAGTCAAAT ATCAGCCACACATAACCATTACCCATAATATGACATCACTGGGTCTATTGGATGAGGCGGTTCCAGTCCACCTAacttgtagtgttcagtgtgatccACCAGCCACTTTCTTTGCATGGTACAGGCTGGAGGAAAAAGACACTGTCTTGTCAAATAACCAGAATTACACAGTACAGCCACAAAACCCAGGAATGTACTACTGTGAAGCAAGCAATGAAATCGGGAAATCAAGATCTGTCCCATTCGAAATAAATCATAACC AATACATTAAACTGGCCATTAAGATCATCATCTCCTTGTTGGCCATCCTCTTTCTGATCGGTGTCCTGTTCCTGCTTCTGAG AATTGTCCTGACAAAAAGATGTAAAGGAACAAATGAG GGCTCACGTAACAACATTAGGGAGAACCTGGTGATGGAGGGATCTTCAGAGATCTTTGGGATCAGAGACAATCATTCAAGCACTGCTGTTCACTCAAATCCCCAAGCCAACAGGAACACAGCAGCAGGAAG GCCAAATTATGACATTCAAACAACCTACGATGTTTTGAAGTTGCCACCAACTAAGCTG AAACATCGTCATACAGAAGAGGATTTAACCACTGTGAACTATGCTATGCTACAGTTCATGAACAACAATCCAAATAAAAG TGTACCAAGCCATGAAAGTGGTGAGCCAGACTATGCTCAAGTTTCAAAACAGAAACATATAGCAAAA GAACAACAAGGTGGTCATGAAGATTATGAAAACGTGTCTGGTGGGTGCACTAAGAAGCAGCCATTTCCAAACATAAACTGG